The following are from one region of the Biomphalaria glabrata chromosome 4, xgBioGlab47.1, whole genome shotgun sequence genome:
- the LOC106079919 gene encoding uncharacterized protein LOC106079919 isoform X1, whose protein sequence is MLLSRVHPEEWTGTLQEDFSLSTHHVINFSTALYHPWGSQTGSAAAAILYTAWISAANIFLIFLLITNVKLLNSRQNIVILHYAVSDLTVGVFYCPLTADFFLRGSWAHGCGSFFVWFTFVFPLTFLTTHSVFLLLMMRILPPCFRRYGLVVKNMARNCVFSASFIVLWAYLVAIVSALSAGRHENVHIAIAPGVVCKALVATHGAIIINVLVYFLPASMCLLLLLLVAIREKTLISTPSVQLTLEANTEQCTPIPLHLLSLLTILTSLLPLPAFLITTAMARGVCSSVECLAWLLPLGTVAEWVLFAKSGLVPLVIFMAPDFRAAIVGALHHFRRVPTSDTRDLVTNIEDPEEDGPFSSI, encoded by the exons AGTCGAGTTCACCCGGAGGAGTGGACAGGGACACTGCAGGAGGACTTCAGCTTGTCCACCCACCACGTGATCAACTTCTCCACCGCCCTGTACCACCCATGGGGTAGCCAGACCGGAAGTGCTGCAGCCGCCATACTTTACACGGCATGGATCTCGGCTGCCAACATTTTTCTGATCTTTCTCCTGATCACGAACGTCAAACTGCTCAACAGCAG ACAGAATATTGTCATCCTACACTATGCTGTCTCAGACCTGACTGTTGGAGTCTTCTACTGCCCTCTGACGGCCGACTTCTTCCTAAGAGGGTCCTGGGCCCATGGGTGTGGCAGTTTTTTCGTCTGGTTCACATTCGTGTTCCCCTTGACCTTCTTAACTACTCACTCAGTGTTCCTCCTGCTCATGATGAGGATACTTCCTCCTTGTTTCAG gagatatGGTCTGGTGGTGAAAAATATGGCCAGGAACTGTGTCTTTTCAGCGTCCTTCATAGTCTTGTGGGCTTACCTGGTCGCCATTGTTTCTGCCCTGAGCGCCGGACGACATGAAAACGTGCAC ATCGCCATAGCGCCCGGTGTCGTCTGCAAAGCTTTGGTGGCTACCCATGGTGCAATCATTATCAACGTGCTGGTCTACTTCCTGCCGGCTTCCATGTGTCTTCTGCTTCTGCTGCTAGTGGCG ATTCGTGAAAAGACCTTGATCTCAACACCCAGTGTCCAGCTGACGCTAGAGGCCAACACAGAACAGTGCACACCTATACCGCTCCACCTCCTGTCCCTACTCACCATCCTGACGTCACTGCTTCCTCTCCCAGCGTTCCTCATCACCACCGCCATGGCCCGAGGCGTCTGCTCGTCTGTCGAGTGCCTGGCCTGGCTACTTCCGCTGGGAACGGTCGCCGAGTGGGTGCTGTTTGCCAAGTCCGGCCTCGTCCCCTTGGTCATATTCATGGCTCCCGACTTCCGGGCCGCCATTGTGGGCGCTCTTCACCACTTCCGGCGAGTACCCACTTCTGACACGCGAGATCTTGTTACCAACATAGAAGACCCAGAAGAGGATGGGCCATTTTCAAGTATATAA
- the LOC106079919 gene encoding uncharacterized protein LOC106079919 isoform X2, whose protein sequence is MESRVHPEEWTGTLQEDFSLSTHHVINFSTALYHPWGSQTGSAAAAILYTAWISAANIFLIFLLITNVKLLNSRQNIVILHYAVSDLTVGVFYCPLTADFFLRGSWAHGCGSFFVWFTFVFPLTFLTTHSVFLLLMMRILPPCFRRYGLVVKNMARNCVFSASFIVLWAYLVAIVSALSAGRHENVHIAIAPGVVCKALVATHGAIIINVLVYFLPASMCLLLLLLVAIREKTLISTPSVQLTLEANTEQCTPIPLHLLSLLTILTSLLPLPAFLITTAMARGVCSSVECLAWLLPLGTVAEWVLFAKSGLVPLVIFMAPDFRAAIVGALHHFRRVPTSDTRDLVTNIEDPEEDGPFSSI, encoded by the exons AGTCGAGTTCACCCGGAGGAGTGGACAGGGACACTGCAGGAGGACTTCAGCTTGTCCACCCACCACGTGATCAACTTCTCCACCGCCCTGTACCACCCATGGGGTAGCCAGACCGGAAGTGCTGCAGCCGCCATACTTTACACGGCATGGATCTCGGCTGCCAACATTTTTCTGATCTTTCTCCTGATCACGAACGTCAAACTGCTCAACAGCAG ACAGAATATTGTCATCCTACACTATGCTGTCTCAGACCTGACTGTTGGAGTCTTCTACTGCCCTCTGACGGCCGACTTCTTCCTAAGAGGGTCCTGGGCCCATGGGTGTGGCAGTTTTTTCGTCTGGTTCACATTCGTGTTCCCCTTGACCTTCTTAACTACTCACTCAGTGTTCCTCCTGCTCATGATGAGGATACTTCCTCCTTGTTTCAG gagatatGGTCTGGTGGTGAAAAATATGGCCAGGAACTGTGTCTTTTCAGCGTCCTTCATAGTCTTGTGGGCTTACCTGGTCGCCATTGTTTCTGCCCTGAGCGCCGGACGACATGAAAACGTGCAC ATCGCCATAGCGCCCGGTGTCGTCTGCAAAGCTTTGGTGGCTACCCATGGTGCAATCATTATCAACGTGCTGGTCTACTTCCTGCCGGCTTCCATGTGTCTTCTGCTTCTGCTGCTAGTGGCG ATTCGTGAAAAGACCTTGATCTCAACACCCAGTGTCCAGCTGACGCTAGAGGCCAACACAGAACAGTGCACACCTATACCGCTCCACCTCCTGTCCCTACTCACCATCCTGACGTCACTGCTTCCTCTCCCAGCGTTCCTCATCACCACCGCCATGGCCCGAGGCGTCTGCTCGTCTGTCGAGTGCCTGGCCTGGCTACTTCCGCTGGGAACGGTCGCCGAGTGGGTGCTGTTTGCCAAGTCCGGCCTCGTCCCCTTGGTCATATTCATGGCTCCCGACTTCCGGGCCGCCATTGTGGGCGCTCTTCACCACTTCCGGCGAGTACCCACTTCTGACACGCGAGATCTTGTTACCAACATAGAAGACCCAGAAGAGGATGGGCCATTTTCAAGTATATAA